Proteins encoded in a region of the Patagioenas fasciata isolate bPatFas1 chromosome 21, bPatFas1.hap1, whole genome shotgun sequence genome:
- the LYZ gene encoding lysozyme C, translating into MRTSMLLVGFLLVFLGLALPGTQAKVIPRCELVKILRQHGFEGFVGKTIADWVCLVEHESRYRTTAFNDNGPSRDYGIFQINSKYWCNDGRTHGSSNTCRINCSKLQDDNIADDIQCAKKIAGQARGLTPWVAWKKYCQGKNLSSYVKGC; encoded by the exons ATGAGAACATCAATGCTCCTCGTTGGCTTTCTTCTCGTCTTCCTTGGCCTGGCTCTGCCAGGCACACAGGCAAAAGTCATCCCCCGATGTGAATTGGTGAAGATCCTTCGTCAGCATGGCTTTGAGGGCTTTGTGGGCAAAACCATAGCTGACT GGGTCTGCCTGGTAGAACATGAGAGCAGGTACAGAACTACAGCATTTAATGACAATGGTCCAAGTAGGGACTACGGGATCTTTCAGATCAACAGCAAGTACTGGTGTAACGATGGAAGGACCCATGGATCCAGCAATACCTGCCGTATCAATTGCTCAA AATTACAAGATGATAACATTGCGGATGATATTCAGTGTGCCAAGAAGATTGCCGGACAGGCTAGAGGCCTCACACCCTG GGTCGCCTGGAAAAAATATTGCCAGGGCAAAAACCTGAGTTCCTATGTCAAGGGATGCTAA